The Moraxella nasicaprae sequence AAAATCCAGCACCAATCACCAAAGTAGAAGCTGATCGTATTTTAAACCGTATCCAAAAGGGCGGTGATGCACCTCGTCCAAAAACAACCTTTGAACCAGGCGAAGAAGTGCTGGTTATTGATGGTCCATTTACTGACTTTAAAGGTTTGGTTAAAAAAGTTGATTATGATAAATCAAAACTACATCTAACCGTCAGTGTCTTTAATCGACCTACTGAGGTAGAATTGGAATTTACAAAGGTTGAAAAAATCAACTGATTGTTGTATAATCCTACTTTTCTAGCTCTGAGCATCTGCTTGGAGCTTATTATCAACTGGGGAGCTGTTTAGCGTTATCACCCACCATTGGAGAGAATTCTCATGGCAAAGAAGATTGATGGTTACATCAAGCTACAAGTGCCTGCTGGTAAGGCAAACCCATCACCACCTATTGGTCCAGCTTTGGGTCAAAAAGGTGTAAACATCATGGCATTCTGTAAAGAGTTCAACGCAGCTTCTGCGAACTTTGAACCAGGTTTGCCAATTCCTGTTGTTATCACTGTATTTAACGACAAGTCATTTACCTTTATCATGAAATCACCACCTGCGGCAGTATTGCTACGCAAAGCAGCTGGTATTGCTAAAGGTTCAAGCACTCCGCACAGTGCAAAAGTTGGTTCAGTAACTCGTGCTCAACTTGAAGAAATCGTAAAAACCAAGCAAGCAGACCTAACTGCTGCTGACCTAGAAGCGGCTGTTCGCACCATCGCTGGTACTGCTCGCTC is a genomic window containing:
- the rplK gene encoding 50S ribosomal protein L11 produces the protein MAKKIDGYIKLQVPAGKANPSPPIGPALGQKGVNIMAFCKEFNAASANFEPGLPIPVVITVFNDKSFTFIMKSPPAAVLLRKAAGIAKGSSTPHSAKVGSVTRAQLEEIVKTKQADLTAADLEAAVRTIAGTARSMGITVEGV